The Lolium rigidum isolate FL_2022 chromosome 1, APGP_CSIRO_Lrig_0.1, whole genome shotgun sequence region ttcaggttatcatccgaaccccctccagtattaagttgtaaacaacagacaattgcattaagtatggtgtgtaatgtaatcaacacaaatatccttagacaaagcatcgatgttttatccctagtggcaacagcacatcctcaaccttagaactttctgtcactgtcctagatttaatggaggcatgaacccactatcgagcataaatactccctcttggagtcacaagtatcaacttggccgagcctctactagcaaccagagagcatgcaagaacataaataacatatatgatagattgataatcaacttgacatagtattcaaaattcatcggatcccaacaaacacaacatgaaggattacaaatagatgatcttgatcatgataggcagctcacaagatctaacatgatagcacaatggggagaagacgaccatctagctactgctatggacccatagtccaggggtgaactactcacacatcgatccggaggcgatcatggcgatgaagagacctccgggagatgatttccctctccggcagggtgccggaggcgatctactgaatcccccgagatgggattggcggcggcggtgtctctggaaggttttccgtatcgtggctctcggtactgggggtttcgcgacggaggctttaagtaggcggaagggcaggtcaggaggcgtcacgaggggcccacacaacagggccgcgcggccaagggccaggccgcgccgccctggcgtgtcgccacctcgtggccccacttcgtctctccctcggacttctggaagcttcgtgtaaaaataggaccctgggcgttgatttcgtccaattccgagaatattttcttactaggatttccgaaaccaaaaacagcagaaaacgacagaatcggctcttcggcatctcgtcaataggttagtgccggaaaatgcataaatatgacatataatgtgtataaaacatgtgagtatcatcataaaagtagcatagaacataagaaattatagatacgtttgggacgtatcacatccTTGCGACATGATTCCTCGTATTTCACAAAATAAGCTTTCTTCTCCGTAGCGGGATCTGCGGTTGCTTTCGCAAATGTAGCATACAGTGGATGCGTTGTCTGGCATTGTGGTGGTATCGGCGGCAGGTCTGGCGAGGGTTATGCCGATCCTTGCCCAAAAGATGGCTGAAcggtttttttgggggggggggggtgacgaATTTTGGAGCGTGTGCGTAAGGTGCTAGTTACGGGTCTATTGGTGGGATGAACGCTCTCATTTCGCCTAGAGGGCGTCTCCGGGTATGTGATATGCTCCCGGTTCCTAACTGATGGAGGGATTTATTTTTTGGGGGCATAAGACCCTGTTGACATGATCTTCATCCATTGTCGGGTATGTATGTGTTTGTTGGAGGCTTTAGGTTTTTTTTGGTGTATACTCCTTGTCTGTCCTTTGTTGAATATAAATTAATAAAGAAGTCATATGCATATGTTCGATGCAGAAGCTGCGAGTCTcatcctccatttcgaaaaaatgagCCATTTTTAGGAGATTTATGAACCAATCACTTTGTTCTTCGGGATTTACCTTTCTTGTTTGTTCTATGTACCTGTTATTAGAAATAAATATATCTGTAACATTAATAGTTGCAAATTTCATCGCGGATTCTAGCATCTGTTGAAATCAATTCAAGGAAAGAAATGGTGGAGGGATATGATGTTTTTTCAATATATGGATTACGCCGATATACATTTTGAGACAAATATCAACCAATATCACCCTTCCATTAATTTTCAGGGTAGTTTATGTTGTTTTCCTTTGTTTTTAGATTTCTAGCAAGTTAGTTTCAATTTTAACATCCATACTTCAGGACACACTATACCTGGATAAAATAgcatgtcaagtgggatcccacctaaGTTCTACTTGTAGTACATTTTACTTTTTCTAGTGTTAATTTTGACACAATATTTAAACTAGAAAAGACAAAATACACTAAAAGTGAGATCCCACCGAAATCAGCTTAGCAAAATTCCCTTTACTTTTTCTAGTGTTAATTTTGACACAATATTTTAAACTAGAAAAGATAAAATACACTAAAAGTGAGATTCCACCGAAATCATCTTAGCAAAAATCCCTCTTTTATTGGAGACAGCGGCGCAGCAACGCATGCCTGAGGCCATTATGGTCTACTGGCCTACCGTGCCTAAGTGCACCAACGtgttactagttcaaatccatggCCCGTTGAAGCAGCACTAGATTGACATGGTCTGTGCGCACAACGGCCCATGTGTTCTCATTAACATATCTTTAAGTTCAGCAACGACGCAAGTACGCGGTATGTTCAACGGAAAGAAATATTCATCAGTTATTAGCTTCAACGTCATGCATGTCAGCGACACAACGTTAGTAAGCACTTTCACATCTAAACCCGTCTAATTGCTACATCGTGGAAGTTGGTCGGTTCAACAGACGCAGCATAGGGCTACTTAGTCGGCATACTCAACCTGCTCGTTTAAGTTAATGACTATTTCTATCGTTCCATATGTTTTTGCTGACTATTTCTCGACTCCACACCTACTCTTTCTGCTGCTACAAATACATAGCCTTTCCTAAGCACAATCACACACCAATACAACAAAAGCCACAAACAGCTGCATTGAGGAAGCACTAAAATGGCCTTCTCTTCCTACTTCCTTTTTGTCGCCCTTCTCGTGTTGGCCTCATGGCAAGCTATCGCTTCTGATCCGAGCCCTCTCCAAGACTTTTGCGTTGCGGAAAACAGCTCACGTGGTATGTATTTAAAACACAGTGTGAAGATCCTTATTAGGTTTTAATCCAAATGTATTTAGCCTAAAAATTATTAAATATCATTTGGACTCACTTTATGAGTGTTTTCTCCATTGCACAGTTCTGTTGAACGGATTTGTCTGCAAAGACCCAAAAGATGTGAAAGCAGAAGACTTCTTCTTGGCCGCAAAACTCGACATGCCAAGGGACACGAAAACAAACAAGGTCGGCTCTAATGTCACCTTGATCAATGTGATGCGGATTCCTGGCCTGAACACATTAGGCATCTCCCTGGCGCGCATCGACTACGCACCCTTGGGCGAGAACCCACCTCACACGCATCCGCGTGCCACTGAGATCCTGACCGTTCTTGAAGGAACCCTCTATGTGGGCTTCGTAACATCGAACCCAAACAACACATTATTGTCAAAGGTACTCAACAAGGGTGATGTGTTTGTGTTCCCAGAAGGACTCATCCACTTTCAATTCAACCCAAACCCCTACAAACCAGCGGTGGCAATTGCGGCACTTAGCAGTCAAAACCCCGGGGCAATCACCATTGCCAACACTGTATTTGGATCAAAACCTATGATCTCGGATGATGTTCTCGCCAAGGCCTTTCAGGTGGAGAAGAAGACTGTGGACTGGCTTCAAGCTCAATTCTGGGCCGACAACCACAATTAATGAAATGTTGCATCAAGTCCCTTGAATATGATGTTCTAGTATGTCATAATGCATTTGTTTGTCATACTTGTTAGCTACAAAAATAAATTCCATGTACCATTGGACTGTTTTCTGGTCATATGAAATGTTAGCACATTATTGTACTCTAAAAATAATTTACTATAAATAATAATTTGTTTCAGCCTGAACTCATATTCAATAATTTACATACCAGTTGGACTGAATTGATTGAATGAATGTTATACTGGCTAATAGATCGATGACAATAAATTTATCTATGTCTCAAGAGCTCGGCCACCGCTACAAGTGCGTATGGCTTTTGGGACCTCTTTTAGTTTGAACATCCCAAGGAGATGCCGCCAAATGCGTTGAACCTCCGTTTTGCGGTTTTCAGactaaaaagaaaaaacaaatacCCCATAAAGGCTTGACCCGGATAAAATAATATGGGCTAAAAACCCCCTCCGAAACCGCATATTCACGGTAAGCGAGTATAGGTTTCCAGTTTCCCGCGTAGTGCACTAGAGCTTGGCGGGAGGGACACTTCAGCGCCCTAATTCTGACTcccgcgctgccgccgccaatcttcTCTCTCTTGTGACTTTCGTCCTTCCTCATGGGACTCCATGTACCGCCCCCCGTTAGTTCCGAGGTCATGCAACCTCAACCGGGACTCCCGTCGCGCACGTGTCTCCTACCGCCGGATATGCCATTGCTCCCGATTCTCCCCCCAAAAGGTATGCCATCATGCACCCTACGCCACCTGCCTCATGCGCGTCTCCCACCACCTACGAGTACAACATGCTTGAGGAATCTTTTGTGATGTCAAGTTTCTCCCCTATTCTCCGATTGTATGTCCAAGTGGAGGCACAGTTGTGTTAAAATGGTGGGCCCACTCTATTCCCTGGTAGTTATCGTAGTGACGGTATACAAATACTACATTGGAATGTGATACCTTCGATCTAGATTACAGATGCACTATAGTAGCTTTTTTCCTAGAAGAACTAGGTTTGAGAGAACCTTGAGAAGAATTTTCTTGGTGTAAGGTTACGTTATTTATCTCTATGTTACCGGACCTTCCAACTTAATTTTTGATGTTTTCGTTGTATATCAATTGATGGAATAAGCCAGGGTCTAGGATTCACCTACAACTGTGCATACATATgggataaggataattataagccAATATGGGTCATgttaaaataaagataaatattgtGGGCGGTACATCCTAATTCTTTACATCTTTCGCCAACCACTACTGTTGTAGACTTTTGATCCACTACCACACCTCTGCGGCCAGGGTGTTAAGCAGTCATTAAgtatttaaaaatacaaaaacattATATTTGATGACATTACCATGATCTCAAGTGGCTCTTAGGTCTTTATTCTACTAATATGTTCTGTCGTTGGCTTTCGATCTAGAGGTTGAAGCACCACCCATACCCGCTCATTATCTTAATTAATGCTCGGATCTTGGGTACATGCCAAGAATTTAGATCGAGGCAAGAGATGATAAACAAGGAAAAATCTTATTCCAACTCAAACAGAATATTCCCATGTAGAAGATGCACATAAATGCTGCGAGGCTTCACCTGAGCCcaggcagcccgtgaggactactcactcatAACGAGATCAAAGATCATAAATATTGTAAAAATGGATTTAATATAAATACAAAATAGACTTACACTATCGCAAATCGAGGAGACCGAGATTACAAGTACATGGGTATGGCTATGGAGGTGGAGGAATGGATGTGGcgatggtgatggtggcggcTCGGTGATGGATCTCCTCCTCAGATGTCTTGTGATGGCGACTGCGACTCTCTCCCTTCTTTGCGGCGTCTGGGCGTTGATTTATATAGAGGTCCCTTCACGAAAGTTGCTAGGGTTGACTTATCTAAGGCGGTGGCACCCGATACGGTGAGCGATACGGGCGCTCACTGGCCGTATGGTAGCTCGTTAATATTTATGTTGGCTTGCTCCACGAGGCCTTTGACTTGGGCGGCAACGGAAGTT contains the following coding sequences:
- the LOC124683045 gene encoding germin-like protein 8-8; amino-acid sequence: MAFSSYFLFVALLVLASWQAIASDPSPLQDFCVAENSSRVLLNGFVCKDPKDVKAEDFFLAAKLDMPRDTKTNKVGSNVTLINVMRIPGLNTLGISLARIDYAPLGENPPHTHPRATEILTVLEGTLYVGFVTSNPNNTLLSKVLNKGDVFVFPEGLIHFQFNPNPYKPAVAIAALSSQNPGAITIANTVFGSKPMISDDVLAKAFQVEKKTVDWLQAQFWADNHN